In the Pseudonocardia cypriaca genome, one interval contains:
- a CDS encoding cupin domain-containing protein, which yields MTTLRYSATDPDLDLLYARLADRSLQPLWEMTGLLTAEPRVRGVPFRWSGADLRELGNAAGELVPVDRGGDRRVLACCNPGLDGAPYAVSTLWAAVQYLRGHEIAPAHRHTPAALRFVVEGSGVWTLVDGDPLQMGAGDLVLTPSWTFHQHHNPGAEPMVWMDVLDLPVVAALDAVFFETGPSAEPDTRTAARSTSEQWFGGGPGLVPVDGPLLPPRHSPLLAYRWADTDRALASLVATSGTGHATLRYSDPVRGGDVMPTMRCEIARVLPGTTTDAVRQTGGRVCCVLHGTGHVTIGDQQFAVSPGDILAVPSWTPWSVAATTEIDLFSTSDAPVLEALGLMRAENLTTGQRTIGARS from the coding sequence ATGACGACCCTGCGCTACAGCGCGACCGACCCCGACCTGGACCTGCTCTACGCCCGGCTCGCCGATCGGTCCCTCCAGCCGCTGTGGGAGATGACCGGTCTCCTGACCGCCGAGCCGCGTGTGCGCGGCGTCCCGTTCCGGTGGTCCGGGGCGGACCTGCGCGAGCTCGGCAACGCGGCGGGCGAGCTCGTCCCCGTCGACCGCGGCGGCGACCGCCGCGTGCTGGCCTGCTGCAACCCCGGCCTGGACGGCGCGCCGTACGCGGTCTCGACGCTGTGGGCGGCCGTCCAGTACCTGCGCGGTCACGAGATCGCGCCCGCGCACCGGCACACCCCCGCCGCGTTGCGGTTCGTCGTCGAGGGGTCCGGCGTCTGGACGCTGGTCGACGGCGATCCCCTGCAGATGGGCGCGGGCGACCTCGTGCTGACCCCCAGCTGGACCTTCCACCAGCACCACAACCCGGGCGCCGAACCGATGGTGTGGATGGACGTGCTGGACCTGCCGGTGGTCGCGGCGCTCGACGCCGTCTTCTTCGAGACCGGCCCGTCCGCGGAGCCCGACACCCGCACGGCGGCCCGGTCGACATCCGAGCAGTGGTTCGGCGGCGGACCCGGGCTGGTCCCGGTCGACGGGCCGCTGCTGCCCCCGCGCCACTCGCCCCTGCTGGCGTACCGCTGGGCCGACACCGACCGCGCCCTCGCCTCGCTGGTGGCGACCTCCGGGACGGGCCACGCCACCCTCCGTTACAGCGACCCGGTCCGCGGCGGCGACGTCATGCCCACCATGCGGTGCGAGATCGCGCGGGTCCTCCCGGGGACGACCACCGACGCAGTCCGGCAGACCGGCGGCCGGGTGTGCTGCGTGCTGCACGGCACCGGGCACGTCACCATCGGCGACCAGCAGTTCGCCGTCTCCCCCGGCGACATCCTCGCCGTACCGTCCTGGACTCCGTGGTCGGTCGCGGCGACCACCGAGATCGACCTGTTCAGCACGAGCGACGCGCCCGTGCTGGAGGCGCTCGGCCTCATGCGCGCCGAGAACCTCACCACCGGGCAGCGCACGATCGGAGCCCGGTCGTGA
- a CDS encoding MarR family winged helix-turn-helix transcriptional regulator, translating to MAEQAGRHSAVLALREAPGHLIRCAQQRHTLLWTQEFGGDLTGPQYAVISAIGSDHGLDQRAVGRRASLDKSSTANVVARLEGQGWLRLAKDPADRRRTSLSLTPVARAALSEVTRRAGAVQERLLAPVPEARREPFVAALRRVAFEGDPPPPGSAHAQVLDLGDTPGHLIRRAQQVHTTAWGAEVGRTMTAPQYAVLSALWDHPDGIDQGAAAELASIDTSSMVDIVRRLATRDRVTSTRAPADARRRRLHLTDTARHELAGLTPAVQRVQELLLRPLDSADQRRTLLDGLRALAFATADATP from the coding sequence ATGGCGGAGCAGGCAGGCAGGCACTCCGCCGTGCTGGCCCTGCGCGAGGCTCCCGGCCACCTGATCCGGTGCGCCCAGCAGCGCCACACGCTGCTGTGGACCCAGGAGTTCGGTGGCGACCTGACCGGCCCGCAGTACGCGGTGATCAGCGCGATCGGCAGCGACCACGGTCTGGACCAGCGCGCCGTTGGCCGGCGGGCCTCGCTGGACAAGTCCAGCACCGCGAACGTCGTCGCGCGGCTGGAGGGTCAGGGCTGGCTCCGGCTCGCCAAGGATCCCGCCGACCGGCGCCGCACGTCGCTGAGCCTGACCCCGGTCGCGCGGGCCGCGCTGAGCGAGGTGACCCGCCGCGCCGGAGCCGTGCAGGAGCGCCTGCTGGCCCCCGTGCCCGAGGCCCGGCGGGAGCCCTTCGTGGCCGCGCTGCGGCGCGTCGCGTTCGAGGGGGACCCTCCGCCGCCGGGCAGCGCGCACGCGCAGGTACTGGACCTCGGTGACACGCCCGGCCACCTCATCCGGCGCGCGCAGCAGGTCCACACGACGGCGTGGGGCGCGGAGGTCGGCCGCACGATGACGGCGCCCCAGTACGCCGTGCTGAGCGCCCTGTGGGACCACCCGGACGGGATCGACCAGGGCGCCGCGGCCGAACTGGCCTCGATCGACACGTCGAGCATGGTCGACATCGTGCGCCGGCTGGCCACCCGCGACCGGGTGACGAGCACGCGCGCTCCCGCGGACGCGCGCCGCCGCCGTCTCCACCTCACCGACACCGCGCGCCACGAGCTGGCCGGACTCACCCCCGCCGTGCAGCGGGTCCAGGAGCTCCTCCTCCGGCCCCTGGACTCCGCCGACCAGCGCCGGACGCTGCTGGACGGACTGCGCGCGCTGGCCTTCGCGACCGCGGACGCCACGCCCTGA
- a CDS encoding LysR family transcriptional regulator, translated as MSVMSQESGPRVGEAAPVRTPLRYDNRITLQKLEVLCSVVELGGVSRAADHLWVAQSVVSGHLRSLQERLGVRMLYRDGQKMKLTPAGERVYRWACTTLAETRELMRHLDELTTVENERIVLATSQTVGSYLIPPVLAEFGREWPGAVISMNVSEPEAAFDAVASGDCDLGIVIAGTEYEHPHVRCTEIGREEIALVAGSESLPEIDELALADLRSIPVVAPAAGVRARDAIDRYLVELGAAPQNVTMELGHPEAMKRVIRRGAAACLLFRACVQDELADGSLREIPIVDADLSLPVLSIVRADRELSVRSTQLIERTRAYLAAW; from the coding sequence ATGAGCGTGATGTCGCAGGAGTCCGGGCCTCGGGTCGGCGAGGCCGCACCGGTGCGAACCCCGCTGCGCTACGACAACCGGATCACCCTCCAGAAGCTGGAGGTCCTGTGCTCGGTGGTCGAGCTCGGGGGCGTCTCGCGAGCGGCGGACCACCTCTGGGTCGCGCAGTCGGTGGTGTCGGGGCACCTGCGGTCGCTGCAGGAGCGGCTCGGCGTCCGCATGCTCTACCGCGACGGGCAGAAGATGAAGCTGACGCCGGCCGGTGAGCGGGTGTACCGGTGGGCGTGCACGACCCTCGCCGAGACCCGCGAGCTCATGCGGCACCTCGACGAGCTCACCACCGTCGAGAACGAGCGGATCGTGCTGGCGACGAGCCAGACGGTAGGCAGCTACCTCATCCCGCCCGTGCTGGCCGAGTTCGGCCGCGAGTGGCCGGGGGCGGTCATCTCCATGAACGTCTCCGAGCCGGAGGCGGCGTTCGACGCGGTCGCCTCCGGTGACTGCGACCTGGGCATCGTCATCGCCGGGACGGAGTACGAGCACCCGCACGTGCGCTGCACGGAGATCGGCCGCGAGGAGATCGCCCTCGTCGCCGGCAGCGAGAGCCTCCCGGAGATCGACGAGCTGGCGCTGGCCGACCTGCGCTCGATCCCGGTCGTCGCCCCGGCGGCCGGGGTGCGGGCGCGCGACGCCATCGACCGCTACCTCGTCGAGCTCGGCGCCGCGCCGCAGAACGTGACGATGGAGCTGGGGCACCCGGAGGCGATGAAGCGCGTCATCCGGCGGGGCGCGGCCGCGTGCCTGCTGTTCCGCGCCTGCGTCCAGGACGAGCTGGCCGACGGCAGCCTGCGTGAGATCCCGATCGTGGACGCCGACCTGTCGCTGCCCGTGCTCAGCATCGTGCGCGCCGACCGCGAGCTGTCGGTCCGGTCCACCCAGCTCATCGAGCGCACCCGCGCGTACCTGGCCGCGTGGT